Genomic window (Polaromonas sp. JS666):
CACGCTGACGGAAACCTTCGCTGCGATTGAAATGGCCAAGCGCGCCGGCTACACCGCCGTCATCAGCCACCGCTCTGGCGAAACCGAAGACTCCACCATTGCCGACATCGCGGTTGGCACCAATGCCGGCCAGATCAAGACCGGTTCGCTCTCCCGCTCGGACCGCATGGCCAAGTACAACCAGCTGCTGCGCATCGAGGAAGACCTGGGTGACATCGCGACGTATCCAGGCCGCGCAGCGTTCTACAACCTGCGTTGACCTGACCACATCCAATTCCACGGCTTGTGGCTAAACCTTGGCTAATCGCTTCATCCCTGCCATCCTGATTGCGTTGCTGGTGTTGTTTCATGCGCAACTCTGGATTGGCCGGGGCAGCGTGCCAAGCGTGCGCGAGATGCAGCAGCGGCTGGACGAGCAACTCGCCAAAAATGCGCAGGCGCAGGTGAGCAATGAGCAGCTGGCGGCCGAAGTCAGGGACCTGCGGGAAGGCCTGGAAATGGTCGAGGAAAAGGCACGGATGGAGCTGGGTATGGTCAAGCCCAATGAGATCTTTGTACAGATCGCCAAATAAGCGCTTCAGCCCCGGGTGCAACACCCTGCCTCGACTCATTTACCTGTTGTCTCATTTGCTACCTCATCGGGGTTCACTGTGCTGAATATCGCGCTGGTTGGCGCCCCCCAAACCGGAAAGTCCGCCCTCGCCGCCGCTCTGAATGGTGCACTGGAAACCTCGGCTTGCGCCGCTTCCGTCGTGATCGACCCCGCGCACCTGCCTGCCGGCAATCTGGCCGGCTACGACCTGATTCTGCTCATGGGGCTGGAGGCACCTGCGCACGGGCTTAATCCGTGTGGTTTGCCAGCCATCACTGCCCAGATGAGGGAAGCTGCAGACCAGTCGATTCGCACCGCACTGCTACAAGCTGGCGTGCCCTACCAGGTGATTTACGGCTCGGACGATGGACGCCTCACCCACGCACTCGCTGCCCTTGAGCCCCTGCTGAAAACGGCCGGCAAGCACCTGCGGCAAAGCCCCGGTTCAGTGGGCGGCCCGGACAGCGCCGGCAAAGCCCGGCCCTGGGTATGGGTGTGCGACAAATGCAGTGACCCGCAGTGCGAGCACCGGCTACTGAGCGATTTGCTGGCCGGGCGTATCCGCCCGGCATAGGGGCCGCTCAAGGCCACGTGTAGATCCCGGTTACTGCACCGTCGGGGTGGGCGGTTGCTGTCTGCTCTGGCTCATGAATATCTGCGCCGCATCCACGGGGTCAAAGTCGTACTGGGCACCGCAAAACTCGCAGCCAACGGCCACCTTGCCGCGCTCTTCAATGATGCTCTCAATCTCTGCCGTACCCAGGCTGCGCAGCATGTTGCCGACACGGTCGCGCGAGCAGCTGCAGGAAAAGCTGGGCGTTACCGGCTCAAAGCGGGTCACCTGCTCCTCCCAGAACAGGCGGCGCAGGATGGTGTCCGCATCCAGGCCCAGCAGCTCTTCGCGTTTCAGCGTTGCGGCCAGCATGGCGATCCGGTTGTAATCTTCATTGAGGCCGATCTGGTCCTCATTGGCGTCCCTGTCAATCCGGCCCTCCAGGTTGCCCTGCCCTTTCACCGGCAGGCGCTGGATCAGGAGGCCGGCAGCCACCTTGCCATCGGCGGCCAGAATCAGCTTGGTGTCCAGCTGCTCGCTCTGCAGCATGTAGTGCTCCAGCACCTCGCCCAGGTTTTCAATCTTTTCGCGCCGGTCGCCAAACAGCGGCACCACGCCCTGGTAGGGCTGCTGCCCCGGCAGCTTGTCCTTCGGGTCCAGCGTGATGGCGCAACGCCCCTGGTTGTTCACATTGACCAGTTGGCTCAAGGAACTGCCGGCATCCACGCTGCCCGTCACCGTTGCGGTGGCGCGCAGGCTCAGGTCGGGCTGCACTTCCGCCACCGCCAGCTTGACCGGGCCATCGCCAAAAATCTGCAAAGTCAACGAACCATTGAATTTGATGTTGCTCTGCATGAGGGCGCCGGCCGCCGTCATTTCGCCCAGCAGGTGCATGACCTCGACCGGATAGCCTCCAGCAGCCTGCCGGCGCTTGAGAATCTCCCGCCAGGAGCCGGTCAGGCGTACCAGCATGCCGCGCACCGGCAGGCCGTCAAAGAGGAATTTATGAAGTTCGGACATTAGGCCCCCACGCTTTTCACTTCGTGTAATGCGCTGCCCCCCGAGGGGGCCGCTGCGCCTGCGGTCTGGCAAAGCCAGTCCCGCGGCCCCTGCTGGGCTGAAGAGCCCCCACGCGCGGTTTGGGATGGTCGGGTATTTGGGGTAGTCATGCTTTAGGTACCGTTCAGGCCAGTTTCTTGAGTCCGGCCTTGTAACGCCGGGCATTGTCTACATAGTGCTGCGCGATCGCTTTTAAACCCTCGATCTGCTCTGGTGACATTTGCCTCACCACTTTGGCCGGGCTGCCCAGAATCAGGGAACCGTCGGGAAACTCCTTGCCCTCCGTCACCAGCGAACCCGCGCCGACCAGGCAGTTCTTGCCGATCTTCGCGCCATTGAGTACCACCGCCTGGATGCCGATCAGCGTACCGTCGCCAACAGTGCAGCCGTGCAGCATGACCTGATGG
Coding sequences:
- a CDS encoding septum formation initiator family protein, giving the protein MANRFIPAILIALLVLFHAQLWIGRGSVPSVREMQQRLDEQLAKNAQAQVSNEQLAAEVRDLREGLEMVEEKARMELGMVKPNEIFVQIAK
- a CDS encoding Hsp33 family molecular chaperone HslO, with product MSELHKFLFDGLPVRGMLVRLTGSWREILKRRQAAGGYPVEVMHLLGEMTAAGALMQSNIKFNGSLTLQIFGDGPVKLAVAEVQPDLSLRATATVTGSVDAGSSLSQLVNVNNQGRCAITLDPKDKLPGQQPYQGVVPLFGDRREKIENLGEVLEHYMLQSEQLDTKLILAADGKVAAGLLIQRLPVKGQGNLEGRIDRDANEDQIGLNEDYNRIAMLAATLKREELLGLDADTILRRLFWEEQVTRFEPVTPSFSCSCSRDRVGNMLRSLGTAEIESIIEERGKVAVGCEFCGAQYDFDPVDAAQIFMSQSRQQPPTPTVQ
- a CDS encoding gamma carbonic anhydrase family protein — its product is MAIYQLGDSAPTIHESAWVAENAQVIGRVTLGEGSSAWFGVVIRGDTESVTIGRGTNVQDNSVLHADPGVPLTIGNDVSIGHQVMLHGCTVGDGTLIGIQAVVLNGAKIGKNCLVGAGSLVTEGKEFPDGSLILGSPAKVVRQMSPEQIEGLKAIAQHYVDNARRYKAGLKKLA